The proteins below are encoded in one region of Candidatus Thiodiazotropha sp. LNASS1:
- a CDS encoding EAL domain-containing protein: MSSINSQLKRQLTAEHELFLSEERLTLALKGANDGLWDWNLETDDVYYSRQWKSMLGYEEDELEHHLDTWASLVHPDDKERVLKTVEDHLSGNADSFEVEMRMRHKDGHEVVVLSRAFLVNRASDGKAIRLVGTHVDITERKKTESYLAKNAEILELIATGEPAPVIYDQIALMYEGRHPGMRCSMLELEDGKLLHGGAPSLPKEYCEAVHGLEYGPNVGSCGTSTYTGHRVLVENIETDPKWVIIKHVALPHGLRCCWSEPIKNSSGKVLGAFGMYYNHPALPNDEELEDLKSAARLAGIVMERDQAQKRIRELAYKDELTGLASRVRFYQQLEESIKSSDRSGRRFALLYVDLDDFKGVNDSLGHDAGDLLLKDIAKCLKSVSREIDFVARLSGDEFCIIVKDVDDDYAAAHVAQRCLDMISEPIELSARKFTPSCSIGIAHYPDDGENLSTMLKAADTSLYSAKEHGKNQYAFYKPELTHKAEHRFRVEQALREAVEKQQLSLVYQPQILMHTGEIIGVEALSRWNHPQLGQVPPTEFIATAERIGMIKPLTEWVLRTACNHAVACRKAGIPAVRMAVNISPSHFLDKDFVSLINRVIEETGMNPTELELEVTENVVQTNPENLTVFRELKDLGVLIAIDDFGVGYSSFASLKHLTADYLKIDRHFVNDMLSDDETQLLIASMIDLGHKLQHRIIAEGVETADQFDVLNDLGCDTAQGYLFSKPVGADEITQILNSNIDNGRSMWS, translated from the coding sequence ATGTCTAGTATTAACAGTCAGTTAAAGCGTCAACTAACTGCTGAACATGAACTATTTCTCAGTGAAGAGCGCCTTACTCTGGCCTTGAAAGGGGCAAATGACGGTTTGTGGGACTGGAATCTGGAGACAGATGATGTCTATTACTCTCGCCAATGGAAAAGCATGCTCGGTTATGAAGAAGACGAGCTTGAACATCATCTGGATACATGGGCAAGTCTGGTTCACCCGGATGATAAGGAGAGGGTCTTAAAAACGGTTGAAGATCATCTGTCCGGAAACGCAGATTCATTTGAGGTTGAAATGCGTATGCGACACAAGGATGGTCATGAGGTCGTGGTATTGTCCCGCGCATTTCTCGTCAATCGTGCATCCGACGGTAAAGCGATACGATTGGTGGGGACCCATGTCGATATCACGGAGCGCAAAAAGACCGAATCATACTTAGCAAAAAATGCTGAAATCCTGGAGTTGATTGCAACAGGGGAACCAGCACCGGTGATTTATGACCAGATAGCGTTGATGTATGAGGGACGCCATCCCGGCATGCGCTGTTCCATGCTTGAACTGGAGGATGGAAAACTCCTGCATGGCGGAGCACCGAGCCTGCCTAAGGAGTATTGCGAAGCAGTGCATGGCTTGGAATACGGACCCAACGTCGGGTCATGCGGCACTTCCACCTATACCGGTCATCGGGTACTTGTGGAGAATATTGAAACGGACCCCAAGTGGGTAATAATCAAGCATGTAGCACTGCCACACGGCTTGCGATGTTGCTGGTCTGAGCCCATCAAAAATTCCTCGGGAAAGGTGCTGGGCGCTTTTGGTATGTATTACAATCATCCCGCGCTGCCCAATGATGAGGAATTGGAGGATCTGAAATCCGCGGCCCGACTCGCAGGGATCGTCATGGAGCGCGATCAAGCCCAAAAACGCATCCGTGAATTAGCCTATAAAGATGAATTGACCGGGCTTGCCAGTCGTGTGCGCTTTTATCAGCAGCTTGAGGAATCGATAAAATCATCCGACCGCAGTGGGCGACGTTTCGCGCTTCTGTATGTCGACCTGGATGATTTCAAAGGTGTGAATGACAGTCTTGGACATGATGCGGGTGATCTGCTGCTCAAAGATATCGCCAAGTGTCTGAAGAGTGTCAGCCGGGAGATTGATTTTGTGGCACGTCTCAGCGGTGATGAATTCTGCATCATTGTGAAAGACGTGGATGATGATTATGCAGCTGCACATGTGGCTCAACGTTGTCTGGATATGATTTCGGAGCCGATTGAACTGTCCGCCAGAAAATTTACCCCAAGCTGCAGTATTGGTATCGCCCACTACCCTGATGATGGTGAGAATCTTTCTACCATGCTGAAAGCTGCTGATACCTCACTCTACTCTGCCAAGGAGCATGGGAAAAATCAGTATGCTTTCTATAAGCCAGAACTCACCCACAAAGCTGAACACCGTTTCCGGGTAGAACAAGCCCTGAGAGAGGCGGTGGAAAAGCAGCAACTGTCACTTGTCTATCAGCCACAGATCCTGATGCATACCGGTGAAATAATCGGTGTCGAGGCATTGTCACGTTGGAATCACCCACAGCTGGGCCAGGTTCCCCCAACAGAGTTCATAGCCACAGCTGAAAGAATCGGTATGATCAAACCGCTCACTGAGTGGGTATTGCGAACAGCATGCAATCATGCCGTTGCGTGCAGAAAGGCTGGCATACCGGCAGTCAGGATGGCAGTGAACATATCACCAAGCCATTTTCTCGATAAGGACTTTGTTTCTCTTATCAATCGCGTCATTGAAGAGACAGGGATGAATCCGACTGAACTGGAACTGGAAGTAACAGAAAATGTTGTCCAGACAAATCCAGAAAACCTTACTGTATTTCGAGAATTGAAAGACCTTGGCGTGTTGATAGCGATCGATGATTTTGGAGTGGGTTATTCGTCGTTTGCATCGCTAAAACATCTAACAGCTGATTACCTGAAAATAGACAGGCACTTTGTCAATGACATGCTATCCGATGATGAAACACAGCTTCTGATTGCATCTATGATCGATTTAGGCCATAAGCTGCAGCACAGAATCATTGCCGAGGGGGTCGAGACCGCCGATCAGTTTGATGTGCTGAACGATCTGGGATGTGACACCGCACAAGGTTACTTATTCAGTAAACCAGTTGGCGCTGATGAGATTACGCAAATTTTAAACAGTAATATTGATAACGGAAGAAGCATGTGGTCGTAA
- a CDS encoding reverse transcriptase domain-containing protein yields MGNRTLEQSFIAVFHNRESFDDFCSFDPKENVEEFLYKDRKVYRTSKKYKSYLRFLDKVILRHVARNADVVHSYIKGKSTLTAVGAHAGSSAFFLTDIKSFFPNITERDVTRVLTRDKAQIPIADFESYISYCSRIMTWDDSIPVGFPTSPQLSNGFLYEFDNALHDFCEKHGLIYTRYSDDIIISGDNKEKLLSLRDSVQELLHIYASDKLFINTEKTRITHIGNKVKILGLIITQEGNVTIDSKYKRTLETLLHFYTTDKARYNDFLEKKFDEKEHSLFGLLHYVKATDPTYLEKLQRKYGLLSLRILMEDKWSDKG; encoded by the coding sequence GTGGGTAATCGAACATTAGAACAGTCATTTATTGCAGTTTTCCACAACAGGGAAAGTTTTGATGACTTTTGTTCTTTTGATCCTAAAGAGAATGTAGAGGAGTTTCTATACAAAGATCGTAAGGTTTACAGGACATCGAAGAAATACAAAAGCTATTTGAGATTCTTGGATAAGGTGATTTTGCGACATGTGGCGAGAAACGCTGATGTCGTTCATTCCTATATAAAGGGGAAAAGTACTTTAACAGCCGTGGGTGCTCATGCAGGAAGCAGCGCGTTTTTTTTGACTGATATCAAATCATTTTTTCCTAACATAACGGAACGAGACGTCACTCGCGTGTTGACAAGAGATAAGGCTCAAATACCAATAGCAGATTTTGAGTCATATATTTCTTATTGCTCTCGCATTATGACCTGGGATGACTCAATTCCAGTTGGCTTTCCTACTTCACCTCAACTTAGCAATGGTTTTCTTTATGAATTCGATAATGCTTTACATGACTTCTGTGAAAAGCACGGTTTAATATACACACGTTATTCAGATGACATCATCATTTCTGGTGACAACAAAGAGAAACTGTTGTCGCTTAGAGATTCTGTTCAAGAACTGCTTCACATATATGCTTCTGATAAACTTTTCATTAATACAGAAAAAACACGTATTACCCATATAGGCAATAAAGTTAAAATACTTGGTTTGATTATCACCCAAGAGGGGAATGTAACAATAGACTCAAAGTATAAAAGGACTCTTGAGACTCTTCTGCACTTTTACACAACCGATAAAGCACGATACAACGACTTTCTGGAGAAGAAGTTTGATGAGAAAGAACATTCTTTGTTCGGTCTGCTCCACTACGTAAAGGCAACAGATCCAACGTATCTAGAGAAGCTGCAACGAAAGTACGGGCTGTTGTCTCTGCGTATACTCATGGAGGATAAGTGGAGTGACAAAGGATAG
- a CDS encoding Hsp20/alpha crystallin family protein: protein MSTSKEITKHDLQPQQRRELPQRSIRPNVDILEDETGITLRADLPGVTKEGLDIQVDNETLSIDGKAEIDMPEAMQALYADVRATRYQRSFSLSSELDGDKTEANLKDGVLSLRIPKREQYQPRKIEIRNG from the coding sequence ATGAGTACCAGTAAAGAGATAACCAAACACGATCTTCAACCGCAACAGCGGCGTGAATTACCGCAACGCAGTATTCGACCCAATGTGGATATCCTTGAAGATGAGACAGGCATCACCCTCAGGGCGGATCTGCCCGGCGTAACGAAAGAGGGGTTGGATATTCAGGTAGACAACGAGACCCTGTCCATAGACGGCAAGGCGGAGATCGATATGCCTGAGGCGATGCAGGCCCTGTATGCGGACGTGCGCGCAACCCGCTACCAGCGCAGCTTCTCTTTGAGCAGTGAGTTGGATGGGGACAAGACTGAAGCAAACCTTAAAGATGGCGTATTGTCGTTACGGATTCCGAAACGTGAACAGTACCAGCCCCGTAAAATTGAGATTCGCAACGGATAA
- a CDS encoding tyrosine-type recombinase/integrase produces the protein MFNLAIDSKLRACDLVKLKTSDVVHGESVLARASILQQKTGQPVRFGITDQTRAAVQQCMAAANLRGDTWLFASRVRPEAHITTRQYARIVKAWVAMIGLDPTVYGTHSIRRTKASIIYKRTKNLRAVQLLLGHTKLESTVRYLMVEVDDALEMAEHTEI, from the coding sequence TTGTTCAACCTCGCAATTGACAGTAAGCTCAGAGCATGTGATTTGGTAAAGCTGAAGACAAGTGATGTTGTCCATGGTGAGAGCGTCCTGGCACGAGCCTCAATCTTACAGCAGAAAACGGGACAGCCGGTCCGGTTTGGGATCACGGATCAAACCCGTGCTGCGGTGCAGCAGTGTATGGCGGCTGCAAATTTGCGGGGTGATACCTGGCTGTTCGCAAGCCGGGTACGACCAGAGGCTCATATCACGACGCGCCAATACGCACGGATTGTCAAAGCTTGGGTCGCGATGATCGGCCTCGACCCGACTGTGTATGGCACGCACTCGATTCGCCGTACGAAAGCCAGCATTATATACAAACGGACAAAGAATCTGCGCGCCGTTCAACTACTACTTGGTCATACCAAGCTCGAAAGCACAGTGAGATATCTTATGGTAGAGGTGGATGACGCACTTGAAATGGCTGAGCATACCGAGATCTGA
- a CDS encoding methyl-accepting chemotaxis protein, with translation MSIKQQFFLLISIVVISMIVQIGLDRYITNTLLELEQEKTLLAQIEAGMLMLRRNEKDFLMRKDLKYLEKFEANHKLLQQKVQGLSEKLKSSGIENDDAIEVGTILEQYTVKFRALVSVQQEIGLHHKDGLYGSLRNAVHGIEKLVKEQHEYQLLSDMLMLRRNEKDFMLRDDLKYETKYNNNIVKFKQTLAASTIPVEVKNRISQALKKYKSDFLSLVDGYKRKGLSPKEGIRGQLRATVHRTETLIKTLVEQVNAAIADHKKQANILKIGSSLLLVLVLVGLLLWLSGFIRHPIQLFTDTLKQAAENRDLTLRANIKNKGEISEMAYSFNGMMDEFQKLLNKVTESAHAVTEASHQITQVTSNTSSGMQQQRTESDQVATAMNEMAATVQEVAQSAARAADTSSAADQEASAGSAEVKKSINGIQELAKQIEDVATTIKELEQQSGNIDTVLNVITGIAEQTNLLALNAAIEAARAGEQGRGFAVVADEVRTLAQRSQDATEEIKNIIEKLQNKSQDAVAAMEAGSNQVLITVKQAQQGGASLQAISESIATIRDMNTQIATASEQQSAVADEINQSIVRIAQVSDESATGTEQLDRTSIELSGLANQLQENISHFKVT, from the coding sequence ATGTCTATTAAACAACAATTTTTTCTGCTGATCAGCATAGTTGTCATCAGTATGATTGTTCAGATAGGCCTTGACCGCTACATAACCAATACACTTTTAGAGCTTGAGCAGGAAAAAACACTCCTGGCCCAGATAGAAGCCGGGATGCTGATGTTGCGCCGCAATGAAAAGGATTTCCTGATGCGCAAAGACCTCAAGTATCTTGAGAAATTTGAGGCTAACCACAAGCTCCTTCAGCAAAAGGTTCAGGGATTATCTGAAAAACTCAAAAGCTCCGGTATTGAAAATGATGATGCCATAGAGGTAGGAACGATCCTTGAGCAATATACTGTCAAGTTTCGTGCGCTGGTGTCTGTACAGCAGGAGATCGGACTGCACCATAAAGATGGGCTCTATGGCAGTCTGCGAAACGCTGTTCATGGCATAGAAAAGCTTGTGAAAGAGCAACACGAGTACCAATTGCTCAGCGACATGCTGATGCTTCGCAGAAACGAAAAGGATTTCATGCTAAGGGATGATCTTAAATATGAAACCAAGTACAACAATAATATTGTCAAATTTAAACAGACACTGGCGGCAAGTACGATACCCGTCGAGGTAAAAAACAGGATTTCCCAGGCATTGAAAAAATATAAGAGCGATTTTTTATCCCTTGTTGATGGATATAAGCGCAAGGGCTTAAGTCCCAAGGAGGGGATTCGCGGTCAATTGCGTGCAACAGTGCATCGTACGGAAACGTTGATAAAGACACTCGTTGAGCAGGTAAATGCAGCAATTGCAGACCACAAAAAGCAAGCCAATATTCTCAAGATCGGAAGTAGCCTGTTACTGGTACTGGTTTTGGTCGGTCTATTGCTTTGGCTATCCGGCTTTATTCGACATCCTATTCAGCTGTTTACCGATACGCTTAAACAAGCAGCGGAAAACCGTGATCTTACCTTGCGGGCAAATATTAAGAACAAAGGCGAGATAAGTGAAATGGCATACTCCTTTAATGGCATGATGGATGAATTCCAGAAATTGCTGAACAAGGTAACCGAGTCTGCCCATGCTGTAACGGAAGCCTCCCACCAGATTACGCAAGTAACGTCCAACACCTCTTCCGGCATGCAGCAACAACGGACAGAAAGCGACCAGGTAGCAACGGCAATGAATGAAATGGCAGCTACCGTACAGGAAGTTGCACAAAGCGCCGCACGGGCTGCGGATACTTCCAGTGCAGCCGATCAGGAGGCCAGTGCGGGCTCTGCTGAGGTGAAAAAATCAATTAATGGTATACAGGAACTGGCAAAACAGATCGAGGATGTGGCAACCACCATCAAGGAACTTGAACAGCAAAGCGGGAATATCGATACTGTTTTGAACGTCATAACGGGTATTGCGGAGCAGACAAATCTATTGGCTTTAAATGCGGCTATTGAGGCCGCACGTGCAGGAGAGCAGGGTCGAGGATTTGCTGTTGTGGCGGATGAGGTGCGTACCCTGGCGCAGCGAAGCCAGGATGCTACCGAAGAGATCAAAAACATTATTGAAAAGCTTCAAAACAAGTCGCAGGACGCCGTTGCGGCAATGGAAGCGGGAAGCAATCAGGTTCTCATTACCGTCAAACAGGCTCAACAGGGAGGCGCATCATTGCAGGCCATATCCGAATCAATTGCAACCATCCGGGATATGAACACACAGATTGCAACTGCATCCGAACAGCAATCGGCGGTAGCCGATGAAATAAACCAGAGCATAGTACGTATTGCCCAGGTATCGGATGAAAGTGCTACCGGCACGGAACAACTGGATCGTACAAGCATTGAATTGTCCGGACTGGCCAATCAGCTACAAGAGAATATTTCACATTTTAAAGTAACCTGA
- a CDS encoding AAA family ATPase — protein sequence MTKDSVSLQSVNNIDNLEIDFDFSATNIIVITGRNGIGKTTIIKSFYLLSDPDIFSKSSGENAVNYASRVSFSLNGIEPFGFYYNARLGAFDTKDALPGEGYIVSELPIPYGARFQHYSSVSKVDAELKFNIASADYKRASNLIAFLSDVYSSNKFDNLKSTKIKNNEYYFILKEDDYYLREDHFSSGEFFLIQLYRLIGSGAKLILVDELDVALDAVAQVNLYSSIKPILQENNSRLIVVSHSLAFMETVDEGCLYYLEKEDGIISLEVRSFSYIKSDLFGFQGYDRYFLTEDEVLEEFIEFLIRYYSIACHYQHITIGVAGVNQVRMIVEKNDDRKIFADSNKVLCVVDGDVFPELQDSYNGPTRVVCTPVDDLQSYLYLNREALLSDVELPTHNESSNVKRASKQYWKWLLNSKGISAERLYRTIVESEGVDVFQLKNEIEAFLSQ from the coding sequence GTGACAAAGGATAGCGTTTCATTACAGTCCGTAAATAACATAGACAACCTCGAGATTGATTTTGATTTTTCAGCTACTAATATCATCGTAATCACAGGAAGGAATGGCATTGGCAAGACCACAATAATAAAGTCTTTTTACCTACTCTCTGACCCTGACATCTTTTCGAAATCGTCAGGAGAAAATGCGGTAAACTACGCAAGTAGAGTTTCTTTTTCACTTAATGGTATTGAGCCATTTGGCTTTTATTACAATGCAAGACTAGGAGCTTTTGATACTAAAGATGCCTTGCCTGGTGAGGGATATATCGTTTCTGAATTACCGATACCTTATGGGGCTAGATTTCAACACTATTCTAGTGTTTCAAAAGTTGATGCGGAGTTAAAATTCAATATTGCATCTGCTGACTATAAGCGAGCAAGCAATCTAATTGCTTTCTTATCAGATGTTTACTCCTCAAACAAATTCGATAATCTGAAGTCCACAAAAATAAAGAACAACGAATACTACTTTATTCTAAAAGAAGATGATTACTATTTACGAGAAGACCACTTCAGTTCTGGAGAATTCTTCCTCATTCAGCTATATAGGCTTATTGGCTCCGGAGCAAAGCTGATTCTTGTTGATGAATTGGATGTTGCGCTTGATGCTGTCGCGCAAGTAAATTTGTACTCATCGATAAAGCCGATACTACAAGAAAATAATTCTAGATTAATCGTAGTTTCTCATTCATTAGCTTTTATGGAGACAGTTGATGAGGGATGCCTATATTACCTGGAGAAGGAGGATGGCATAATCTCTTTAGAGGTGAGGTCATTTAGTTACATAAAATCTGATTTGTTCGGATTTCAAGGATATGACCGATATTTTCTAACTGAAGATGAGGTCCTTGAGGAATTCATTGAGTTCTTGATAAGGTATTATTCAATCGCTTGCCACTATCAGCATATCACCATCGGTGTTGCTGGAGTAAATCAGGTTCGAATGATTGTCGAAAAAAATGATGACCGAAAAATATTTGCAGATTCTAATAAGGTGCTGTGTGTAGTCGATGGTGATGTCTTCCCTGAATTGCAGGATAGCTATAACGGACCAACAAGAGTAGTTTGCACTCCTGTAGATGATCTTCAGTCATATTTATATCTCAACCGAGAAGCTTTATTGAGCGATGTTGAGTTGCCAACTCACAATGAATCGAGCAATGTGAAGAGAGCGTCAAAACAATACTGGAAATGGCTGCTAAACAGCAAGGGTATTAGTGCGGAGCGGCTATACAGAACTATTGTAGAATCAGAAGGAGTAGATGTATTCCAGCTCAAGAACGAAATTGAAGCCTTTCTAAGTCAATAG
- a CDS encoding DegQ family serine endoprotease: MKRYLSTIILILFCLLSMNLSAQQGGIESLRQTGKAFASVAQKVSPSVVYIQVETVRERAPNNEYSPFGDDLFRRFFGPRFPGAPRQQQKPRRHRSVGQGSGFVFSHDKGLFSNKAYVMTNNHVVEGADRITVKFKNGHEFSAEIKGSDPKSDIAVLEIVADDLPALSLGDSNKLDVGEWVLAFGNPFGLSHTMTAGIVSAKGRTSLGISDYEDFIQTDAAINPGNSGGPLVNLDGEVVGINTAIFSRSGGYMGVGFAIPINMAKGIANQLLDKGEVTRGFLGIMIQPLTPELAESFGTKYQKGILVAEVSENSPADRAGLKQGDLIFKLDGKNVGNVGDFRNRISLTSPGSKVGLEIIRNGKPKAIEVTVGELSEQSAAGSNTKTTEELGLTVQTLDKELAESFGTNTTQGVVVTNVSPGSIAAMAGIDAGTVITQVNRNPVTNAGEFEERINEGRSQRQVLLLVMKGGMSRFVVLRW, from the coding sequence ATGAAGCGGTATCTATCCACAATAATACTTATTCTCTTCTGTTTGCTGTCAATGAACCTGAGTGCTCAGCAGGGAGGCATAGAGAGCCTGCGCCAAACCGGTAAGGCCTTTGCCTCCGTGGCGCAAAAAGTCTCTCCATCCGTCGTTTACATTCAGGTCGAGACAGTCAGGGAGCGTGCGCCAAACAATGAATATTCCCCGTTTGGCGATGATCTGTTCCGGCGTTTCTTCGGCCCGCGATTTCCCGGTGCGCCGAGGCAGCAACAGAAACCGCGCAGACATCGTTCGGTGGGGCAGGGATCGGGGTTTGTATTTTCCCACGACAAAGGGCTGTTTTCGAACAAGGCCTATGTCATGACCAACAATCATGTCGTTGAGGGAGCGGACAGGATAACCGTCAAATTCAAGAACGGTCATGAGTTTTCCGCAGAGATCAAGGGTAGTGATCCGAAATCTGATATCGCAGTCCTGGAGATAGTCGCCGATGACTTGCCGGCACTCTCGCTAGGCGATTCCAACAAACTTGATGTTGGAGAATGGGTGTTGGCATTCGGCAATCCATTCGGCCTCAGCCACACCATGACTGCCGGGATCGTCAGTGCAAAAGGGCGTACAAGTCTTGGTATCAGCGATTACGAGGATTTCATCCAGACCGATGCTGCCATCAATCCCGGCAACTCGGGTGGACCCCTGGTGAACCTGGATGGAGAGGTCGTCGGTATCAACACGGCGATTTTCAGCCGTAGCGGGGGCTATATGGGTGTGGGATTCGCCATACCCATCAACATGGCCAAGGGCATTGCCAATCAGCTTCTCGACAAAGGGGAGGTTACGCGTGGTTTTCTGGGCATCATGATCCAGCCTCTGACACCTGAATTGGCCGAATCCTTTGGTACGAAGTATCAAAAGGGAATTCTTGTGGCAGAGGTTTCTGAAAATTCGCCTGCGGATCGAGCCGGGCTCAAACAGGGTGATTTGATCTTCAAACTTGATGGAAAGAATGTTGGCAATGTAGGTGATTTTCGCAACCGGATATCATTGACCTCACCTGGCAGTAAGGTGGGTTTGGAGATCATACGAAACGGTAAACCCAAAGCCATTGAGGTGACAGTGGGCGAGCTGAGCGAGCAATCAGCAGCCGGTTCAAACACAAAGACCACAGAGGAACTGGGACTTACGGTACAGACCCTGGACAAAGAACTTGCAGAATCCTTTGGCACCAATACCACACAAGGTGTGGTTGTTACCAATGTCTCACCGGGTTCAATTGCGGCAATGGCCGGGATTGACGCAGGAACGGTAATTACCCAGGTCAATCGTAATCCGGTAACAAATGCCGGGGAGTTTGAGGAACGGATCAACGAAGGGCGTAGTCAGCGTCAGGTCTTGCTCCTGGTAATGAAAGGAGGCATGTCACGCTTTGTTGTGCTTCGCTGGTGA
- a CDS encoding diguanylate cyclase, producing the protein MVSIELKSSNRHENGIRIQLRDVLRFFLPGTIMLVAVITGFYYLDYSIDRELIAEREKHNAEIGSRDIDQSIQGIAKDVAILANSVSLQEFFENGSTSSLQKLGREFLNFSRSKQSFDQVRYLDENGQERVRVNYNSGAPTLVKPDRLQNKAGRYYFSDTFELSRGTLFVSPLDLNVERGEIERPFKPMIRIGTPVFDAQGNKRGIVLVNYFGQELIGSLQSSARGTVGEIMMLNRDGYWLLAPDPEDEWGFMFKNERRFSNAYPDVWESIKTMGQGQRFVDAGIFTWRTVYPLRAGIISADGSVDVTGESLASLSGREYFWKVVKLVPQSHLAKELEKRFKYGFILLLALSILLMVGSAVLAVALQRERTAVDSLKRNERRLRTITSELAEGLVVLDKKGTVTLMNPEAEHLLHWSEALALGRRFVDLVWGGERGKAQGGSPISAVLEHEQVQRVEEDTFNRSDGSQLPVAYTAAPMEYEDSVNGVIVTFEDITERKQLRDELKRMASHDPLTGLCNRRETERFLEQIMHHNKRYRRAVAICMIDIDHFKLVNDTHGHQMGDLVLKTLGKLLQDQTRDVDCAGRFGGEEFILVLPETPLQEAYTLAERVRKAASNLKINAPGLEVPLSFTISIGVSAQIESRLTAEGLINEADRALYQAKARGRNQVRVAQDSSQNVSPGESPVDA; encoded by the coding sequence ATGGTGTCGATTGAATTGAAGTCGTCGAATCGTCATGAAAACGGTATACGCATACAGCTGCGTGATGTCCTGCGCTTCTTCCTGCCTGGGACGATCATGCTGGTGGCCGTGATCACCGGATTCTACTACCTCGACTACTCTATCGATCGAGAACTGATCGCGGAGCGGGAGAAACACAACGCGGAGATTGGGTCCCGCGACATCGATCAGAGCATCCAGGGAATCGCCAAGGATGTTGCTATACTGGCTAACTCGGTGAGTCTTCAGGAATTTTTCGAGAACGGATCAACCTCTTCCCTGCAAAAACTTGGCCGTGAGTTTCTGAACTTCTCGCGTAGCAAGCAGAGTTTTGACCAGGTGAGATACTTGGACGAAAACGGGCAGGAGCGTGTTCGCGTCAACTATAACAGCGGAGCGCCGACCCTGGTCAAACCGGATCGTCTGCAGAACAAGGCCGGTCGTTATTACTTCAGCGATACATTCGAGCTTTCGCGTGGAACCCTGTTTGTGTCGCCCCTGGATCTGAATGTTGAACGTGGCGAGATCGAGCGCCCCTTCAAACCTATGATTCGCATCGGTACCCCTGTGTTCGATGCACAGGGAAATAAACGGGGCATCGTGCTGGTAAACTATTTCGGACAGGAACTGATCGGTTCCCTTCAGTCATCGGCGCGAGGCACGGTGGGGGAGATCATGATGCTCAACCGTGATGGATATTGGCTGCTGGCGCCCGATCCGGAAGACGAATGGGGCTTCATGTTCAAGAACGAGCGGCGTTTCTCGAACGCCTATCCGGACGTCTGGGAGTCCATTAAGACCATGGGACAGGGGCAGCGTTTTGTTGATGCCGGTATATTCACCTGGCGCACGGTATACCCGCTGCGTGCTGGGATTATCTCCGCCGATGGCAGTGTGGATGTGACTGGTGAAAGTCTTGCCAGTCTTTCCGGTCGAGAGTATTTCTGGAAGGTGGTGAAACTGGTTCCGCAGAGTCATCTGGCCAAGGAGTTGGAGAAGCGCTTCAAGTATGGCTTTATTCTGTTATTGGCGCTCTCCATCCTTTTGATGGTAGGTAGTGCCGTTCTGGCCGTCGCGCTCCAACGTGAGCGGACCGCGGTGGATTCACTGAAGCGCAATGAACGACGACTTCGCACCATCACCTCGGAACTGGCGGAAGGCCTGGTTGTGCTGGACAAAAAAGGCACGGTTACTCTAATGAACCCGGAAGCGGAGCATCTGCTGCACTGGTCCGAGGCGTTGGCGCTCGGACGCCGCTTCGTTGATTTGGTTTGGGGCGGGGAACGGGGGAAAGCGCAGGGGGGCTCGCCCATCTCGGCTGTTCTGGAGCACGAGCAGGTGCAGCGGGTGGAGGAGGATACCTTCAACCGCAGTGACGGCAGTCAATTGCCTGTGGCCTACACTGCGGCTCCTATGGAATACGAAGACAGCGTCAACGGGGTCATCGTCACCTTCGAGGATATCACTGAGCGCAAGCAGCTACGCGATGAACTGAAGCGCATGGCCAGCCACGATCCGCTTACTGGCCTATGCAATCGACGGGAGACCGAGCGATTCCTCGAGCAGATAATGCACCACAACAAGCGATATAGACGTGCGGTAGCCATCTGTATGATTGATATCGACCACTTCAAACTGGTGAATGATACCCATGGTCACCAGATGGGCGATCTGGTGCTAAAGACGCTTGGCAAATTGCTTCAGGATCAGACTCGGGATGTGGACTGCGCGGGTCGCTTTGGCGGCGAGGAGTTCATCCTGGTCCTGCCGGAAACACCCCTACAGGAGGCCTACACCTTGGCCGAGCGCGTGCGTAAGGCGGCATCGAATCTGAAAATCAACGCACCCGGTCTGGAAGTGCCTCTGTCATTCACCATCAGTATTGGGGTTTCAGCCCAAATCGAGTCGCGTCTGACGGCAGAGGGTCTGATCAACGAGGCCGATCGTGCGCTCTACCAAGCCAAGGCCCGGGGCAGGAACCAAGTCCGGGTAGCCCAGGACAGTTCCCAGAATGTTTCCCCAGGAGAGTCGCCGGTTGACGCATAA